ACAAACATCTCTGATCACCACAAGCACCATATCCCTGTAACTGTTAGCCTGAGGGGTCATTACAAGTAGAAAGAAAGCTGTAGGAATAACCTACAATCCTGGCAGCCATGGGTGGATTCATACAAGCCTGGGAACACTCGGAGCTGGCCTTTCTGAGATGGCAGCTTGGAGTTCAGAAGGAAAAGAACGGAGCTATGCCAGCTCCAGAAGGCACGTTCTCCCACAGAAAGTGCAGAGTACCCCTTGCAGCTGTGTACAGCTCCCAGAAAGACCAGACAACAGCTAGCTCAACTACTGCTACCAAGCAGTTCTGATATATTTGGCCATTTTCCCGTTCTCAAATTGCCTGAGAAGCTAGATTTTCTGTAGATCTTTATTACTTATTTGatttatggtagtgcctagaacTCCAGCCAAGGGTCacggccctattgtgctaggtgtttTGCAGACAGTCCATGTCCCAGACAGCCCACAACGCACAGGACTGACAGGATGCAACAGGGGCTCACTAGTAGttgtaattgtttttaaaataacttgtgACAAAACATCAGCTGCGTTTGcagaaaatggccttttttttttgtttgctcacACAGAAAATGCTCAGTAGACTTAGGGGTGATGTGGAGCATCAGTTTGCACAGAAATGACACTTTTGGCCAAGGTGGGGCATGGCCCAGACTCTCCAGAACCGTCCCAACAGTCACAGGGATGGGGCTTGCAGAGATCTGCCAAGTATTTTGTCACTGACATCCCCAAATGTCAGTTACTTACTGAAATTCAGAGCCAATTACACTGTGTGGATGGGAGTTTTACCAGTGTCTCACCAAAGTGTGTTCTTAAAATAGGAATAACTATTGTAACAGAATCAACATTTCCATTTTCATGCATGAATTTTTCAAGCTTCAGCCTTTGAGGAAGAGGCTGGGAGAGGACAACCAGCTTCAGCCTGGGATTTGACAATGACACAAAAGGAGACAGCAAGGTGATGAAGCTAAGATAATAGCAAGTAGCACCAGTCAGTGGAGACCAGAGGAGGCGGCACTGGTGCTCACCAGTGTGAGACTGAGAATATGCTCTAGAGGTCTCGTTAACCAGACAGAGCTCAGGACATGCAAGGCTGGGGCAGAAACACTTTTCATTATGCTCAGGAGCCAAATACCATGCTCAGTTTGCTTTATATATATAGGGCTTAACTGACAGTTGCAGAGAAGCTCAGCCCCCCACCAATGGCAGTGGCTAAGGAGAGGGCTGGGATTCCTAGTGGAACCCTCCCATGACCGACTCCACTCATCACCTCTAATAAGTGCCTGTTCCTGCTCTAGCAGGTGGAAGGCAGAAGTAGCCCTCCTTTCCCATTCCTGGCTGCTCTCTGCGGGAGGGAAGGAGCAATCTTCCTCCTCTGCCCTCGTTATAAACCTGCTGTTACTCTACCCCTTTGCCCCTCTCTGGTTTTGGGTGCCCTCTGTGTGAATACCAGTGTCCCAGCTTTCCCATTGGCCCAGATTATTCATATTTCCACCACCCCCCAGAGGGTGAGAAACCTTAGCCATGAAACTAACCAGAACCTAGTAATTTTCATCCTGTTGCCACCttggggagctggagcagaggcaCTGGAGTGATCTGTCTGCACACTCCAGCACACAGCCCTGGCATGGGGACTAGTTTAAAGCATATTGGTGAAGaactctttttaaaatggaagctgaaCTTCCTCAGCAGTAGATGGCACTGTTATTCATTATCAGGGTTATTCTGGTATGGTTGTAGCTAGAGGCCACCGggaaggagggatagctcagtggtttgggcattggcctgctaaacccagggttgtgagctcaatccttcagggggccatttagggatctggggcaaaaattggggattggtcctgctttgagcagggggttggactagatgacctcctgaggtcccttccaaccctgatattctataaggggccccattgtgctaggcaccagcTGTAGAGTAAGGTGAAGAGCAACAGGGAAAGGGACAGAATGCACAAGTGATGTGAGGCAGCAAATAGCACCTTAGTTCCCCcaggtttttggtttggttttgttgttctAAACCTTCAGTTAGTgttctgagggggagggggaataactAAAAGGGAAAGacaagggaggtggggaggaagaagtCACTCCATCGTAGTACAGGGAATCCAGCGTGGGACTTTCATGCCATCATCAGCACCCCAGGTGCCTTCTTGAACCTGTCCTGCAGCTGCAGAGGCTTCACTCTCTAGTTGGCTCCTCCCTGCAGTCTCTCTCAAAGGCTACATGGCTGAGGTGAGGGGGAGGCTGCATGGGTACTAGtgccctggggcgggggagggggggtctgcaAAGTTCTGGGTCCAGGAGGAGAGCAGTGGCCCAGGCTAAGCCCTATTTTACCTTCCCCTGCCTGACCCCACCACTGCAGAACTATTTGCTTCAACTgctctctgcaggcactgcctcttgcccccaccccacacacttgAAAAGAAAAGGGCCTCACTCACCCCTGTTGAGCAGGGTTTTCAAGTCTTGTCTTTTACAATGTTTGAGTATCTATGATAGCGGCAGAGTGCTGGTAACGGACACACCCAAAGCTTCATTCACCTTGGAGTGAAAGCTGCTGGTATGCAGCCCAGCCCGGTGTTCCTCACATCCTTCCAGAACGGGAGACTTCCATTCCCAAAACTCAAACACCGTAGCAGCAGGAAAGGCAGTTCAGGTGACAATTCCCACACAACACACCCAAAGAGCCTTAACTCTGCCTTGAGGTGTTCCTTAGGAAGATCACAGCACCTTACCCCTCCCTAAGCTTTTGCCCTGTGTGAGACAGCAGCAAGCACACCCTGGAGCCATGAGGCTGTCCTAAGCATAAGGAGGGTTCAAAGTACCATATGAGTAAGAGTCCTTATCCAGAGCTGTGCAGGGCCCAGAGACAATCGCAGATTTTGCTAGGAATGGATAAGGCACTCTGAGCCATGCATGGAATGccagtgggagaaggtggtagaCAGGGATGAGAGAGAAACGCCTGCACAACACCCTGTACCCTAGGGGACTGTGCACTGGGGTTAGAGCCAGGAGCCTTCATGTTCAATTCTCCTCTTTCACGGCATGCTGTTGCTATTTCTGTTCCCTTCAAAACCCTTACTATTGGCCAAGGCCCCATATCTCTTCCCTGAGGTAGACAGAGAGGTTACTTAACAGTAACTGTTGATCTTCAAGAGTTGCCCCTGTGCATTCACACTCATGGGATGGCACTCCCAGATGCAAGCTATGGAACCCTCCTCTAACTGGTAtataacgaagaggacaggtcacctGGGCACAGGTCTGGACTGTTCAATAAGCAGGGCACATGCAaacagtatgtgttttaatacggcGAAATGTAAATGTACATAACTAGGAACAAAGCATGTCGGCCACACTTACAAGAtagggaactctatcctgggacgcagtgactctgaaaaagatttgggggttgtggtggataatcagctgaacatccTAGTGCGATGcagtggccaaaaggactaatgcgaTCCCTGGATGCGTGaagaggggaatctcaagtaggagcagagaggttattttaccctgtatttggcacaggtgcgactgctgctggaatcctgtgtccagttctggtgtccacaattcaagaaggatgttgataaattggagggggttcagagaagagccatgagatgattaaaggattggaaaacctgccttagagtgatgAACTCAAGGGGTTGAATCTATTTAGCTAAAGAAAGAGGaagttaaggagtgacttgattacagcttttaagtacctacacagggaacaaataatCGATgacaggctcttcagtctagcggagaaaggtctaacatgatccaataccTGGAAGTtgaaaactagacaaattcagctggaaataaagtgtaatttttttacagtgagtaattaaccaccagatcaatttaccaagggttgtggtggattctccatcagtaaaaatttttaaatcaagacaatgtttttctaaaagctctgctgtAAGGATGattgtggggcagttctctgtcctgtgttatacagaaggtcaagGTAGATGACCACAATGATCTcttcaggccttggaatctatgaaaggtCCTCTGTCAGcctgctaaattgttccaatggttaatgaccctcactgttaaaaaggtaTGCCATATTCCCAGTCTGATGTTAGctgctgaagctagacaaattcagactggtcAGGCTGTCCACATGTGGTGTGTTGTGCTACATCTCGGTTACACCACATGGAAGGGTCTCAGATATTCCAGACTCAGCACTTGAGCCCCAAGCTGAGGTCAGTGCTGATACCATGGCTGGAATTGACAGCTTAGCCCCGCTTGCTGTAAGTTTCAGTGCAGAGGAAGGTTGTTCCCAGTGGTGCACAGAACTCTAGCCATCCAGAGGTTCAACAGCCATAAGGTCCTCTCCCATGAGGTGTGCCAGAGCCAGCAGTCCTGGTGGGGAGGTAAAAGCCTTATGGGTGGCACACTGGGCCAAGGAAGGAGTTTtacaggacagaaaagaaattaAGCGCTGGACACAGGCATCCAGTTTGGGAGATCAGTGGGCACAATGCACATCTGTTATAACACTGCACAGAGTTGCTGGCTCCTTTAAGGGGAGTCTGAACCCAGGCTACCCATGAGGAGCTAGTTTAAAGGGAAAGAGACAGTTAATTGAATAAAGAACACCTGTGCCTCATAAACAATCATTGGAACTCAGCTGCAGAAAGGTGCTGACAGAAAGAGAAACTCTCATAAGCAGAGGTGTGCTAGAGTCCACAGGAGGGCTGGGCAACCCctgaggcccagggcagagaTTGGATTTCaggtttatttgtatttaataaagtagAACTGCAGCAGAGGAATTTCATCTCACACTCTCTTGGACTTTGTGGAGTTCTTAAGGGCCCTGAGAGAAGAgcaactgaggcagggagtgcctGCAGTGCCAACCCTAAGTCAGGAGGGGGTGCTACATGGTAGGTATGCCCTGCAACAAACACCTTTTGGGAGTCCAGCCCAGATGTAGTCCTAGTGATGGGGCAAGCCTGGAGGCTTGAACATTAAAAAGTTGGGGAAATATCTCTTTTCAGAGACACTATAAAACCATACTATTTACCTAAGATCCAAACTAAAGTTATATGGACGTACATTTTTGGCAAACTAAGCCTAATGGGGTTAGGAAAGCAACAACCATGGCAGAGGGTTGCTTCTGCTCTCTGTGTTGATGACGATGGAGTGGAAGCAGTGAGGGATGACTTCCCTGGGAGGTGGGTGCACAGGAGCCCAAGGGATACAGCTTTCAGGAGGGTTCCACCTGCTCATCATTAGCGAATAGTGGGAACACATGAGGCtctcaaagaaagaaatctgaggttGCACTAGGGCACTTCAGGTGGAGCAGGAAACATAACGCCAATCTCAAACCCCCAAGTCTCACCCAATCTGCCTTCTGAAATGAATGTGCCAAGCCTGCTTATCCTGTCTGTCACTGTTATTCTAACCAACAGGCCACACTGCCCTTCCAGAACCAGGAGGAAAGCCCAGGAATCCCAATTCCCAGTGTTCTAATGCTGACCAGCAAGCCACCCGCAACACAGTCAAGTGGCAGAGGGCAGCGGTGTGGGTCTGAAGGTCCCATGTTCAAACTGTGCAGTGCCTGGTTTTTGCAAGTTTGAGTATTGTTTTTCTGGCAGCAGTAACCCTCTTTTGGGAGAGCTGTGGAGAAGCCTTAGCTGGAGTGTTTCCCAAGGTGGGAAGTGCCATACCCAAGAGGAAGGCCATGGTGTGCAGCAGTAAACTTAACTCACATTCGCAGAGCTGTTTGTAGGCCACAGCAGGATTTTGGCCGAGGAATGACTTGAACCTAGTTTAGCCCCAGCACAAAGCCCTGCTTTCCCCTGGCTCTCGATTGCAGTTTAGGGCTTGATCTAGACATGAGGCCTTACTAAGGGCAGACAGAGGCCCTGCCTCTGTGCTTTCGCAGTAACACACAAGCCCCCAGAGTGTAAGGGGCTGCCTTGGAGAAATCCAATCCCCCTGCCTCCAGAGGCCAGATACCTTTGTGTAGGCAGCCTCGGTCTCGGCAATGGTTTTCTCAAACTCGTTGCGGGTGGCCATCTTGCGAGCCAGGCTCTCGTTGACGCGGGCCAGTTTCTCCGTCAGGAGCCGGATGTCGTTCTGCAGCttgttcttctcctcctcctcctgctggatCTGATGGCTCAGCTCATCCCGCTTGGTGCACAGCTCCTCGATACCTGGGGCAGGAGGCGAGTCAGGGCCACAGACAGCTAAGGGCCCATCCCGCGAGCACATGCCGCGGGCGAGGCACGTCCTCCTGGGACACCGGTGGGGCAGGGCAACCCAGACCCTTCACCTTCCTTCTTCCCCACTTCGGGCATGTGCCATGGGCGAGGCACATCCTCCTGggacaccgggggggggggcagggctaccCAGACCCTTCACCTTCCTTCTTCCCCACTTCGGGCATGTGCCGTGGGCGAGGCACGTCCTCCTGGGACACCGGCGGGGCAGGGCAACCCAGACCCTTCACCTTCCTTCTTCCCCACTTCGGGCATGTGCCATGGGCGAGGCACGTCCTCCTGGGacactggggggggcagggcaacCCAGACCCTTCACCTTCCTTCTTCCCCACTTCGGGCATGTGCCGTGGGCGAGGCACGTCCTCCTGGGACACCGGCGGGGCAGGGCTACCCAGACCCTTCACCTTCCTTCTTCCCCACGTCGTGCACGGGGCCCACCCCGCAAGCACGCGCCGCGGGCGAGGCATCCCCCGGGGCACCACCTGCAGGGCGGGGCGGGCAACCCAGGCCCCgatcccagccccagccgctgCCTGGGGACGCGCCCAGCCCTGACTTTGCCGTGAGGCCTGGCCTGGGCCCACCACTCGATGTCCCTTGTAAGCGCTGGGTGCCCCCCACGGCCCGGCTCCCCCGCGCCCCGGCCGCGCTCACACTTGACCAGCTCGTTGTTGTAGCTCTGCAGCGCCGCCCCCTGCTGAGTCATcgcgccccggccccggccccggcttcTAACGGCCCGCAGcgtccgccccgccccgcgcccccggccccggccccagcctccAACGGCCCGCAGCgtccgccccgcccccgctccgccccgccccgccccgccccgccccgcgcccccggccccggccccggcctcgGCCTCGGCCTCCAACGGCCCGCAGCGCCGGCCCCGCCCAGTGCCCCGCCTCGCCTCGCCCcgcgcccccggccccggcctcCAACGGCCCGCAGCGCCGGCCCCGCCCCGTGCCCCGCCTCGCCTCGCCCCGCCGCGCGCCCCGCCCCGCCTCGCTTCGCCCCGCCCCGCGCCGCGCGCCCCGCCCCGTCTCGCCTCACGTCCTCCAGGCGCGCGGGGCCGGATGGAGGCGGCGGGGCCTGGCCCGGAGCTCTCGGCGGCCTGGCACGCGCTGAGCACCGGCCTGGTGCCGCCCGCCGCCCTGGGGCTGGTGAGTGAGAGCGGCAGGGCCGGGGCCTCGTCCGCCCAGCGCCCCGCCACCGGCCCCCGCCAGGCTCCCGGCCCCCCAGCCGTTTCCTCCAGGTCTCCTGTGCCCCCGGCAtgtccatccctgccccctctcccagctcccccccccggctcccaggCGGTGGCCGGCCCGGTGTGACTCTGGTGCTGGCCGGACCTCGCCCGAACCCTTCGGTGCGGGGTGTGAGCGGGGCTGATGATCCGAGGGCCGGGCCCGGCAGGAGGCTGTTCAGGGGCGCAGGGAGGGGctctgtctgtgcagcgcccggcacactgGGGTCACTACCTGTTTGGCCTCTTGATGCGACCGCAGTAGCAATGTTTATTGTTAATAGCAGCTGAACAAGCCACTTCAGAAACTGGGAAATCTGGAGTTGAGCTTGCGCTTGTAATAGGGCCAAATATCCAGAATTTGACAGGTCAGGTAACTAGACtgtcttaactctgctggcctaCGCACGGCCGCCGCCTTGTGCCATTGCTCCTTTCAGGGACAGTATCAGAAATACAGACCCCTCGTTTTCTCATTTGTGTCCTGTATTTGTTTCTAAGGTTTGTTACTGTACTGGCCTTGCCTCTTCTCAGAAATGCTGTAATTTCATGACCTGGGAGGTTTGCGCATGGACCCATTGCTAGCTCGTGGCTGATTGGCAGCACATAGGCTCATCAAGCCCCACGGTGGGAGCTCCTGAGCATCCTCAGCTCCTTGCGGGATTCTTTGGGGGCAATGTCCACTTTCACCATGCTGTTTACGTGTTTGTGATAGATGAGTAAGGTAGCCTGCCTTTCTATTTTTATTAGGGCATCGCTTGGACAGCAGAGTTAAGGTAGTGCCTTTGGACCTCTTATAAGCGCAGacttaactgtgaatttcctgtGTCTCTAAATTTTGTTATCTAATTGTTCTTGAAAAGTGACAAACCAGAGAAATGGATGTCTGCCTGCATTCTAACAACATTTTTATGTgggaatttccttagtttttgtTCCTGCAAAGTCAAATAGCCTGTCCACAGGCCTTGGGATCTCCACAGGAGTTCCGAGAGTGCCCCTATTTTTAGAATCTTCTAATTTGGGAACCAGTTCACTTTACATTTTCTAGAAAAATTCATCTTGTTTCTAAATCTAATGTGCCAGTTCTGAGGAAGGTCTGAGTATTTCTGCTGGTTTTAGAGGGGACATATAACAGAAACTGACATGCGCCATTATTAATGCTGAATGGCTGCCATTGTG
This genomic window from Chelonia mydas isolate rCheMyd1 chromosome 16, rCheMyd1.pri.v2, whole genome shotgun sequence contains:
- the SSNA1 gene encoding Sjoegren syndrome nuclear autoantigen 1: MTQQGAALQSYNNELVKCIEELCTKRDELSHQIQQEEEEKNKLQNDIRLLTEKLARVNESLARKMATRNEFEKTIAETEAAYTKILESSQTLLNVLKKEAGNLSRATELKSSITKES